The genomic window CAAAATTCCAGTCATAAGACGTTTTGATTCTCTGAATTCTTCGGAACATATTCATTCCCCATTCCTGAACATTATTTTTAGGAAATCTCAGTTCCGAATAAGGAATTTTTATTTCGACAGCCCAACCTTTTTCATTGATTTTTGCTCCACTATACCAAATAGAATTCCAGCTGTCGTCCTCACCATCTGTAGTAAGTTTTGCATCAAACTGAACACCGGCTGCTGTCACGACAAATTCCAGGCTTTGCTGTTTGTCATTATAGCCATTCAATGCAACACCAAAAAAATCATCATTGTTGATACCGTCTCTTTCTGTCAGCTCTTTCGCGATTTTCTTAGGAGTGGGATCGTACATTTGGGCTCCGAAATAAATTCCGGTGTCATCATATAAAATTCTGACCTCAGTTTTTATTGAATCAGCCTGTGGTTTTCCGTTATTAGGATTTCGTTCAATGAAATTGGTGGCAACAGGTGCATTTTGCCACTCTGTATCATCCAAAATCCCATCAATTTTGGGTGAAGATGAGGTTTTTGTAATGAGTATTTTTTTTCTTGCAATATGATCGTCTTCCTTTTTCTGGGAATAGATGAAGCTGGAAAATAATAAAAGTAAAATGAATAATTGAATTCTCATGATGTTTCTTAGGCTTATATATTCATGACAATCCAATTTTAAAATGTATTACATGGGCTTGTTAAATAAAGTTGAAATTTTTCATTTTTCTAATTAGAAAACGTAAATATTATTTGTTGCTCGACGGGATGAAAGAAGTTTCGGCGGCCCAAAGGGCCGCCGAAACTGTTTTATAAGAAACTAACTATCCTATTTTGTAAACTTTAAAGGATATTTTACATTTTTAAAATCATCAATACTCGCCTTCAAAGAACCTACCGCCAATTCAGCTTTCAGAAGCATGGGAATATGGTTGTAGTCATTGGAAACCCACATCGTAACGCCTTCTTTTTCTTTAAATACTCTGCCGCTTTTTACAGACGGAATTATTTTAAGACAGTTGATGGTGCCGAATTTTGTTTTTAAGTTTTCTGTACCTACCACTCTTAGCTGGAAGGGAAACATTTCATCATCAATCCATACATTCATGTTGATAATGGTACCTGTTTTTAATTCAGCCGGGCTTTTGCTTCTCAAATAATAAAAACAAGAAAGCATATCCTGAACCCCTTTTACTGATTTTATAACTTTAGAACCATTGGCAGGAGTTTTTTTATCTTTCAGGACTAAGGTGGTATTATCATGATTAAAAGTAGTTTCAAAGTGCTGGCGATAGCTTCCTTCTTTTACATTTCTCACGTAGAAACTGGGTAAACCTGTATTGGTGTTAATATAACTTTCATATAAATCGTCTACTTTGAAAAAAGCTCTTACAGCTCCTGTAGTTTGCCCTGTTCCTTTTACATAAAGATGAGGTGCTCCTTTATAAGTGGTATTTTGGGCGGTAAGAGTAGCACTTCCTGCATTCAGAAATCCATAGTGAATTCTAAGTGTGATGGATTCACCGTTTGCAACATTGTCTACCTGAGCAAAGCTCAGAGAGAATATAAATATTACAAAAAGGGTTAAAATTTTCTTCATGATTAGACATTTACAAAAACGTTGCCAAATTTTTAGTGCTGTTTTTAGTAATATTTGACAAATCTCAGTTTTTTATTTAGACTGAATTAAATATGCTTCGCATTAAAATTAGTAAATTTGCAGCTACAAGTATAATTAAATTATCTTATAATTATGATAACGACCGATATATTGATCATAGGAGCAGGACCAACCGGGCTTTTTGCTGTATTTGAAGCAGGATTATTAAAAATGAAGTGTCACATCATCGACGCACTTCCTCAGCCGGGAGGACAATTGGCAGAGCTTTATCCTAAAAAACCTATTTTTGATATTCCGGGGTATCCGTCTGTAAATGCAGGTGAATTGGTGGATAATTTGATGGAGCAGATCAAACAGTTTCAACCGGGATTCACTTTGGGAGAGACTGCAGTTTCTTATACAAAAGTAGATGATGAATGGTTTGAAGTAGTGACTAACAAAGGAACTGTTCACAGAGCAAAAGCAATTGCCATTGCAGGAGGTTTAGGAACTTTTGAGCCTAGAAAACCGACTATGGATAATATTGCTGACTATGAAGAAAAAGGTCTTGAATATTTCGTAAAAGAGCCTGAACATTTCAGAAATAAAAAAGTGGTAATCGCAGGTGGAGGAGATTCTGCACTTGACTGGAGTATTTTCTTATCCAATGTTGCCAGTGAAGTTACATTGATCCACAGAAGAAACGAGTTCCGTGGAGCTTTGGATTCTGTAGAAAAAGTTCAGGACTTAAAAAACCAGGGAAAAATTAAATTAATCACTCCTGCTGAAGTTACAGCGATCAAAGGAGACGGAAAAGTTGAAGCAATTACTGTTGCTGTAGACGGTCAGGAACCTTACGATATTGAAACAGATTACTTTATTCCATTGTTCGGACTGACTCCAAAATTAGGTGAAATCGGAAACTGGGGATTGAATATCGAGAAAAATGCTATTGTTGTAAATAATGCATTGGATTACCAGACAAATATCGACGGAATCTACGCAATCGGTGATATCAATACTTATCCTGGAAAATTAAAACTGATTCTTTGTGGTTTCCATGAAGCGACTTTGATGTGTCAGAGTGTTTACAACAGGCTGAATCCGGGTAAAAAATTCGTATTGAAATACACAACAGTAAGTGGTGTAGACGGATTCGACGGAAGTAGAAAAGAAGCAGAGAAGGCTGTTGTGAAAAAAATTGACTAATTTTGTGAAATTATGTCAGATATTAATATAAAAATCACCGACAGAGAAGGTGTAACGCACGATATTGTAGCTCCTACGGATATGTCCATGAACCTAATGGAAATTATCCGTTCCTATGAATTAGCAGAAGAAGGGACTATCGGCGTTTGTGGAGGAATGGCGATGTGCGCTTCTTGTCAGGTCTACGTGATCAATGATCCGGGACTGAATGAGATGGAAGCAGAAGAAGATGCAATGTTAGCAGAAGCGTTCCATGTAAAAGACAACAGCAGATTGGGCTGCCAATTGCATATCGTTCCTGAAATGGAAGGGCTGGAAGTGGAAATTGCTCCTTATCCTTAGTCGAATTTTATTTAAATGATAATTAAAAAACCTCCCGAATGTTTTCTTCGGGAGGTTTTGTTCACTATAGTATAAAAATACTTTTTTCCAGTGTATTTGAAATATGAAAAATATGATTTTCCAATCCTTGAAAAGCTACCCATATACTCATATCTTTAGGATTTGATTCAAAGTAACTACATTTAATATTTTTAGATTTTTTAGAATCATATGTATAAAGATTAATGCCATTAGTTTCAATTAATTCTTTATACTCAAAACCCTTTAATTGAATTATATCATCTATTTTATCATAATCAAGTAAAACAATATTTTCATTTTTGGAATAGTGAAATTTTGTGCACGTAATTTTGAATAAAAATCAAAATAAATAATAGATAAATCTTTTTCATTATATAATGTTTACATCAAATATACTAAAGTTTCAATATATTAAACTTCATCTTTCGAAATCCATTTTCCGACTGTCGGAGCTTTATAATTTTTCATCATTTCCAGCAATTCATCAATAGTATCGCTGATCAGTAACATATCTCTGTTGATTGGTTTTAAAAATCCTTTGTCAACCATGGTTTCAACAAGCTTAATCAGATCATTATAAAATCCGTCAATATTTAAAACGGCGATTGGCTTTTGATGAAGTCCGAGCTGCGCCCAGGTGATCATTTCGAAAAACTCTTCCAAAGTTCCGTAACCTCCAGGAAGAACAATTACACCATCGCAAAGGTCGTTCATTTTGGTTTTTCTTTCGTGCATGGTTTCTACAAGAATAAGTTCGGTCAATTGTTTGTGAGCAATTTCTTTTGATTGTAAAAAGTGGGGGAGAACACCCACGACTTTTCCTCCCGCGTGTAAAGCTCCGTCAGCAACAGCTCCCATCAAACCAACGTAGACGCCGCCATATACCAATTGAATATTTTGTTTTGCCAAAGTCTGCCCAAGCAAAGTGGCCTGTTCTTTAAAAACATCATCTGTACCGAAACTTGACCCGCAAAATACGGTGATACTTTTCATAATAATTTAATGAATGGTTGAAATTAAAAATATCCAAAATCTTGCGACTTTGGATATTCAATAGTATATTTTTTCAATTTATTTTAAAGGAATATTTGCTAAAATATCTTTCGTGAACGCCCAGAATTTCTGAGCAGAAGGAATATTCGCTCTTTCATCCGGAGAGTGAGCTCCTCTGATCGTAGGTCCGAAGCTTACCATTTCCATTTCAGGATAATTCGCTCCGATAATTCCACATTCCAAACCGGCATGACATGCTACAACGTGGGGTTTCTCATTGAATTTTTCAACATAGATTTTTTCCATCAGCTGAACGATCTCAGAACCCGGTTTTGGCTTCCATCCCGGATATGAACCACTGAATTCAGTATTCATTCCTGCCAGTTCAGCTACTGATTTTAATTGCTCAGCAACGGAATATTTAGAAGATTCTACAGAAGAACGGGACAGGTTTAAGATTTTTAAAGCTCCGCCTTTTAGTTCTACTCTTGCTACATTGTTTGAAGATTCCACCAGATCTTTTACATCCGGGCTCATTCTGTACACTCCGTTGTGAAGAGACTTTAATGTCAGGATAATTTTCTTTGAATCTGCTACGGAAAGTACTTTTTCAGCAGAAGTAGTATTTTCGATATTGATCTGAAGACCGGCTTCTATGGTTGCAAATTCCTCTAAAATTTCTTTTTTAAGATCAGTAACCTCTAAAATGAATTCCTGGGCATTTCTTACAGAAACAATTGCCACAGCTTCTCTAGGGATCGCATTTCTCAATCCGCCTCCATCGATAGAAATCAACTGAATATTTTGTTTTTCCAGTCCTTTGTAAAGAAGTCTTCCTAAGATCATGTTGGCGTTTCCGAAACCTTTGTGGATATCCATTCCGGAGTGACCGCCTTGTAATCCCTTTACTTCAAGTCTTACCATTTGTCCGTTCGCAGCTTCTGTTTCGTAGGTCTGAGTAATCGTAACATCAATTCCTCCCGCACAGCCGATATCGATTTCATCATCTTCTTCGGTGTCAAGATTTAATAAAATTTGTCCGGTTAACTGACCTGGTTTCAAGCCTAAAGCTCCTGTCATTCCGGTTTCTTCATCTATGGTGAAAAGAGCTTCCAGATCTGGGTGAGGAATGTCTGAACTCTCTAAAATTGACATAATGGTAGCCACTCCCAAACCGTTATCGGCTCCCAGGGTGGTTCCTTTTGCCTTAACCCAGTCTCCGTCAACCTCCATTTTAATCCCTTCCGTTTCAAAATCGAAATTGATGTCGCTGTTCTTTTGGCAAACCATATCCAAATGTGATTGCAGAACAACAGATTTACGGTTTTCCATTCCAGCAGTGGCAGGTTTTTTAATGATGACGTTTCCTACTTCATCTACTGTCGTTTCCAATCCCAGATTTTCACCAAATTCTTTGATGAAAGCAATTACTTTTTCTTCTTTTTTCGAGGGTCTCGGAACTGCATTTAATTTGGAGAAATTTTTCCAGATTATCTGCGGTTCTATATTAGATAATTCCATGAAATTTATTTTTCTCAAATTTACGAAATAAAAAATGCTTCCGGTCATCCGGAAGCATTCTTTTGTATTTTTACCGGAAGCTGGTTTAGCATCCGCATTCACCATAAATAGGCATCGTAACTACTGTACCGTCTGGTTTTTCAATAGTCAGTGTTCCCTGGAATAATAAAG from Chryseobacterium camelliae includes these protein-coding regions:
- a CDS encoding DUF3108 domain-containing protein, which produces MKKILTLFVIFIFSLSFAQVDNVANGESITLRIHYGFLNAGSATLTAQNTTYKGAPHLYVKGTGQTTGAVRAFFKVDDLYESYINTNTGLPSFYVRNVKEGSYRQHFETTFNHDNTTLVLKDKKTPANGSKVIKSVKGVQDMLSCFYYLRSKSPAELKTGTIINMNVWIDDEMFPFQLRVVGTENLKTKFGTINCLKIIPSVKSGRVFKEKEGVTMWVSNDYNHIPMLLKAELAVGSLKASIDDFKNVKYPLKFTK
- a CDS encoding NAD(P)/FAD-dependent oxidoreductase; translated protein: MITTDILIIGAGPTGLFAVFEAGLLKMKCHIIDALPQPGGQLAELYPKKPIFDIPGYPSVNAGELVDNLMEQIKQFQPGFTLGETAVSYTKVDDEWFEVVTNKGTVHRAKAIAIAGGLGTFEPRKPTMDNIADYEEKGLEYFVKEPEHFRNKKVVIAGGGDSALDWSIFLSNVASEVTLIHRRNEFRGALDSVEKVQDLKNQGKIKLITPAEVTAIKGDGKVEAITVAVDGQEPYDIETDYFIPLFGLTPKLGEIGNWGLNIEKNAIVVNNALDYQTNIDGIYAIGDINTYPGKLKLILCGFHEATLMCQSVYNRLNPGKKFVLKYTTVSGVDGFDGSRKEAEKAVVKKID
- a CDS encoding 2Fe-2S iron-sulfur cluster-binding protein; its protein translation is MSDINIKITDREGVTHDIVAPTDMSMNLMEIIRSYELAEEGTIGVCGGMAMCASCQVYVINDPGLNEMEAEEDAMLAEAFHVKDNSRLGCQLHIVPEMEGLEVEIAPYP
- a CDS encoding TIGR00730 family Rossman fold protein codes for the protein MKSITVFCGSSFGTDDVFKEQATLLGQTLAKQNIQLVYGGVYVGLMGAVADGALHAGGKVVGVLPHFLQSKEIAHKQLTELILVETMHERKTKMNDLCDGVIVLPGGYGTLEEFFEMITWAQLGLHQKPIAVLNIDGFYNDLIKLVETMVDKGFLKPINRDMLLISDTIDELLEMMKNYKAPTVGKWISKDEV
- a CDS encoding aminoacyl-histidine dipeptidase; the encoded protein is MELSNIEPQIIWKNFSKLNAVPRPSKKEEKVIAFIKEFGENLGLETTVDEVGNVIIKKPATAGMENRKSVVLQSHLDMVCQKNSDINFDFETEGIKMEVDGDWVKAKGTTLGADNGLGVATIMSILESSDIPHPDLEALFTIDEETGMTGALGLKPGQLTGQILLNLDTEEDDEIDIGCAGGIDVTITQTYETEAANGQMVRLEVKGLQGGHSGMDIHKGFGNANMILGRLLYKGLEKQNIQLISIDGGGLRNAIPREAVAIVSVRNAQEFILEVTDLKKEILEEFATIEAGLQINIENTTSAEKVLSVADSKKIILTLKSLHNGVYRMSPDVKDLVESSNNVARVELKGGALKILNLSRSSVESSKYSVAEQLKSVAELAGMNTEFSGSYPGWKPKPGSEIVQLMEKIYVEKFNEKPHVVACHAGLECGIIGANYPEMEMVSFGPTIRGAHSPDERANIPSAQKFWAFTKDILANIPLK